GTAATTAGGCAAGAGCACAtcattcaaatttaattataatataagaAAACTGAACCAATTCATTGTGAAAGTGTGATCCAATATAAATGATAGGgttaaacttaaaattaaacaggaaccaacacatacttttagtcgttgtaaaatttgtatttgtttaattgtgcttaaacttttaaatttgtaactaatttaaagagtgtcttacgatgttatgaacatgtatgtaaaaaaatctttcaaaaatttataagtttaagcataattaaacaaattttaatttaacagggactaaaaacattaacagaaaattttataggaactaaaaaatgtgatttatttttatagggacgaaaaacaaaactgcagatttttatagggaccaaaaacttagttAGAATGGAAGCAATAATATTTAACAATTGCATCATTACTTGACATTGTTTATACGCATCAGTTGAatgtttatttgttatttaataataaaaggaaaatgaaccAATATATATGTAAACGTTCAAGATGAAGTCAATATAACATTGAGACTGTTGAAATCAGCTATAGGCATGATAAGAGGATTGTGTACACTTGAATTGAGTTTGGGAAATTTTATGATCATATATTGTTgtatagtaattattattagaaatatttatgaaattagtAAATTATCTGGATTCTGCAAATATAAGTCCTTTATTCTTGATAGACATGGTTGTTTGAATAGATTTGGATTGAAGGGGGGTTTAAGATTTGTggaaaaaatacaatatcttaTAAGGGTTTTATAACACAGAAAAGTTAATTCCTTAACACAAAACTTATGTGTGAATTAAATCTATAATAACGTATAATATTTTACTATAAGTTGATGAGTTTTTGAAAGTATTTGGAGGATATACAGGCTGTGAGCATTTAAGAAGGTAAGCTGATACTTGTGATGTATTGTTGTATGAATAATGAAACATAAGGTATATTTGTTAGGCGTAATGTAACGAACATAGACATATCATAACTCTTACATAATCATAGATAGTATTCAATAGTGGATAAGGAAGGTAGGTACAATCACTTGTTTAAAAGTTTGTTTCCAAGTGATTGTCATGTACTAATAATATTACAAATCAGCATAAAAGTAGTAAATGGTTGGACATTTTAAAAGTAGAATATAGTATGGAAATAAAGCATATGAGAATGCAACAGCAAGCACGTTGTTGTTGCTATGGTCATATTGTGAAGACAGCTTTCACTTCTTTTCAGTTTTGATGACCTTAACCCTCTTGGATGAAGATTGTTTTGCCGGAATGATTTCTTCAAATAGTGGAGGATTAGGAAGCATGACTGGTTGAACCAATGTCATAGGTGTAGGAATATCAAAGGAGGGATCTTTGTTCAATTTCAGCTGAAGCTTATCACTAATTGGTGTCAATTGGCTCAAAGTATCAGGGTCGTTTTCTGCGGTTCCAGACAACTCCTGCTGAAAGACAAACAGAAATAACATCGACGTTTATAAGTAGGTTAATTGCCATTTAATTGTTGAAAGAGATTATACAGAATTAATGACAATTTGAGTCAGATTAAACTTACAGCAGACATGGTAACTTCTTCAGTCAAGGAGGTATTATCATTAGGCTTATCAACACCAACAGATTCATTTAGCAGAGGAATAACCTGTTAAAACTCAAACAGTTAAGGTGCGCATGGTCTCCTCTGAAGTATGTATATATGTTGACATAGGGTATTGAAGATAATTGATTATGTAAGATAGACAAACTTGACAGTGGTGTATATTACATTATAAGTTGCAATACCTTGGCATTGGGGAATTTAGCCTTGACCAAATTAACTAAAGCATCAGCGTCTCTGTAACAGACAACAGAAGTTGTCTTCCACTTTGGCTGCCACTTGACCTTGAAGACATATGTCTTTTCACCAATGCCATCCAATAGCATTGGATACTCAAGTCGGTTTGTAATCCCAGCCTATGACATAGACATATATATTAGGAGTTAGACGTAAATATCGTAAATTGGTTTAAAGCATACCAGTATATAAAAGGTAATATTTAAAACCTGAATCATGTTAGTGCGGAGCTGAGCGGCAGAAATGCCCAAAAGCTGTGTGGCCTCACGATCCCACATAACAAAAGTTCCTTTGGTATTCTCATAGGAGACATTCAGGTCAAGTTTATACCTTTGTTAAACAATGTATGAATCCATCAAGTTAAAAACTGAGAAGAACTCTAAAATCACATTATAGGGGTAAAGTATTAGATATATACCTAACAATCTCTGTCTCAGTATTATGGCCAGACTCGCATGTGTATGGAGGATTGTCACCCTTGGCAATCTTCCCACATTTGAAGCATGCGAAATAGTACCAACCAAACTTAGTTGAGTTAACTTTTTCCACTTCAGCCACAGTGACACAATATGAAATCTGGAACGAATAAATCACAAGTCATTATAAAAGCTATCTAATGTGAAATAGTGTGATATATATTTAACCGCAATTCAAACATCTAAAAGTACCTCTTGTAGTTGAAGTATATCAGCTAGAGGCATGATAAGAGGATTAGAGAGCAAGTCATCATCAGTAATAAACTGAGAGCTAGATTGGGATTGTGTACACACTAATTGAGTTTGGGACATTAACTGGTCATCTTTGGgcaagctatatatatatatatagtacttGAAATTAGTGTACAATTAGTAAATTgcaataattttgaaatatattatgaAAAGTCAGAATGAAACTTGCCTTTCCCTAAACCTCTTGATCTCAGCTATGTCTTCATTTATAAGCAACTTCGTAGCACTATAAGTATTTGTGACACTAAGAGGGTATTTGCCTGAAAGTTGTTcttgttaaatttattttatggtgtatatcatctaaaaaaataatgggACCAATAATAAAACGCAACAACAAATATTAAACACCAACCTTCTTCCTTGATCTTGCCATACTTCAACATAACAATAATGGGACCAGTTTCTTTGTTTTCATTGTTAAACTTTATGAACTTTGCAGCATAATCCTCCCAAAGAGTGCAGTTAAGAGAAATATCACTGGACTCATATTTGATTGGTTAGATAAGTCTTAATAAGATAATACATAATAAATGTatccaaaaaaacattattacatGTAACTAACCTTAGGTCTTTCATCAGAAAATTAACCTGTAGCTTTTTACCAGTTCCAGCCATAACTTGACAATATCCAATTTCATGAACATACCCTATGACAtctaaataacaaaaacattcaaataatcaTTATATTGTATATATGATATGAAACGTTTAATCCaatgttaaaaaattgtaatgacATACGAACTAATAGATCAGCACGCCATTTCCCAGCAATAATCTCAGCCAAGGGCTTGAACTTCATGTTAGGTAAGGGGATATCATGGACATTTGCGTCTACAGCTGTAGTTCCACCAGTCCATTTCAACTTGTACTTGTTATCAGATGCTTTGAATACCAGGTCATTTGGAAAGACCTGAAAGTTGCTTAAAGTATAAGTTGAGTTAACCTTAATAAGTTTCTCATATTCAGCCCTGTATGCCGTTGGAATGATAACTTGAATGTCGGTTCCCTGTTCAACAGATCAAATAAAGGGTAACAGTAACCCAATGGTtaagtaaaaattatataaCTTTATAAGTGAGGAAGAAAAGTTAATATTCTAAACTCTAACGACCATAATACCTTGGCATCAACAATAACCATTTCCATGTGCTCCATCCCATCCTTTACAACGCTCCATTTGTCTGTAACCTTAACAGCAACTTTCCAAAAGTCTTTCTTTTCATTGATATCTCTCAAGAATGCAACTGGTCTCAACATATCAGCTGATTATTGGTAAAAGATTACAGCAAATAAGTTAGGCAGATAATGAATTCAATAATGCAACCATAATGAAGAGCATGCATTATGAGATGCAATAGAAACTGAGAATTTAACCTTGAAAATTCTGAAGCAGATgtttgaaaaatcaaatatagaTCTCGAAATCTTGTAGTGGTAGTAGTTTGAAGTTTGATGTTATGAGTAgaagaaataaatatttgatatgttaCATTATAGTGTATTATGGAAAAGAGTGAGGGTGGTGATTTGATACGGTAGCAGGTGAACAGTATAAAGTAAAAGTTGGTGATTTGATTCAAATtgtgttattgttttttgttgttaactGAACTGAAAATAGAAACGTCATTGAAGTAGTTAGAATTGAAGGGAACACAAAGTTTGAAGAGGAAAATAAACCAAACTAAATAAAAGATGACATCATTGTAGCAAACCAATTTGTAAATGTAGTCAATTAGTTGGTAAAAGTAATTTTTAGACAAAGATTACCCCTAAATTAATGACGTGTCATAAGGGTAGATTGGGTGCATATAGGATTTTCCACCACGTTTAGTTTTCATAGGATAGGATAGGATTGATTCGCTCGCTCCTAACAAACTCAACTCAACTCACGATGATGATGTCTGGGATTCAAGGCCAACCTCTCGAGGTTACTGGTAAGAGCAATTCAGTTGATTTTACTCTTTgactttgttttgattttattattaagAGATGATGAATTGTTCCTTCCTTGTTATTGTAGTCGTTTCTTGCTCGAAATTGAAAGACACTGAATGGATTTCAAGACAAGATCCCTACGTTTGCATCGAATACGCTTCCACCAAGTTCCGAACAAGAACATGCACTGGTAATTTcaatccttcttcttcttcttcttcttctatgaCTGACTTTGTTGACCGTATTTGAATCGTTGACTCTTTCATTCAATTCCAGACGGCGGAAAAAACCCTGTATTTCAAGAGAAGTTCATACTTCCCCTAATTGAAGGCCTTCGTGAGATCAATGTTGTCGTTTGGAACAGCAATACCGTCTCCTTCGATGATTTTATCGGCACCGGAAAGTAACTATATTCACTTCACTACTTCTTATCAATCATTATCTATTACTCTATCACACTATTCATTCTCTGTCTTATTTTATGTTAGGGTTCAATTACACAAAGTTCTCTCTCAAGGTTTTGATGACTCTTCCTGGCCACTTCAAACTAAAACTGGCAGGTATATATGTTATGCTTATTTCTGTTGCTATTGCTACCTTATtttgccccccccccccccaaattATAGATGAGACATGCTTCATACACTTGTTTCTTAGATACAACTCATTCATGCtttttatccaaaataatcCTAGTGACAAATTCACAACAGGCAACACTTGTTTTCACttcattataattattatacatTAATAAACAATCATCCATACCatctttcttcaacatttttATCCTATAACTTTTCTCAACTTATCATATTCTTAATTTCTAAATTTTCATTTATCTTTATCACACCCGTACTACAGATCTTGGATTCATAGATAGATTCTCCAATACTACTGTTTAAGTGTTGATACTACATTATTATGACTATGTCTGATGCATCTTTGACAGACACGCAGGCGAAGTAAAACTCATACTGCATTATACCAATGCCAATGCCAATGCCAAAGTGAATCACCAGGTAACCTACATTTtcattactatatatataatataataattggaATTGATCTTAATGAGTGTGTTTGGGATGCTAATATATTGCAGAAACCAGGCTCCTCAAGCCATACTCCCTATACAGCAATGCCAACGCCGGCAGTCCCATCATATAATCACGTTCCTTCCTACTACCCACAACAACCACACTCTAATTATCACCATCCAACAACACCTGCTGTCGCTTATCCACAGCCACCACCTTACCCTGCTTCACATAATCCATCTTCTTATCCACCATCCTCAACATATCCATACCCTCAATCAGTGTCATCTCCCTATCCaccaccctcatcatcatcaccatacCCTTCATCAGTGCCATCTCCCTATCCACCaacctcatcatcatcaccatcaccgTACCCTCCTCCCCACTCTTATCCGCCATCTTCAGCTTATCCACCACCATCATACCCTCCACCTGCAGGTTATCCTCCAAACACTGGTAAGTAATTCTTGTTTCTCTGCCAACCATTTCAATTTTCACATCTACtgctttaataattttttcctttctattcACATCCTTTTTCAGGATTCTACCCTCCACCACCATATTGACACAGATATGCTACTTTCGCTACCAAGGAACCACCGTGCTTTTGTACATGATTAGTTTGTACAATCTTGCCCagattttgtttcttatatCTCTACAGTAGGAGCATTTGTCgaagtttttattttctatgcGTCATAAagatagtttttattttctagATATACTatctatcattatttttttgggtacaaatcTATCATTCTATTATAACTAAGATGTGGATTAGTGGCATCATATCAATTGTTTATTGCTTCTGAAAGTCATTATATGCTCTCAGTTACATTATACAAGCGGACGGTTTAGTATCCAATTTGGTCATACACAGAGAATGACAAATTTGGGTATTCACCCATCCATGTTATGGTGTGAGTAGGCTTAGTATTCCCTAAATtacacatttatttatattttacggTTTTTGCACAATCTCGCAAAACCCATCAAAGGAAATCTTGTAGAAATTGCTCCTTAGTTGTACTTTTGTCGGGGGATTAGTTATAACTACGTTATAGTTTTCAATGTCTCTCGTGTTTTGTAGTTATCCTTTATAGGGAGTATGTAATTGGACCAATCCCTTTGTTTTCGGTGTCGTGCCTCTAATATGATTAGAGAGCCAGTGGGTCTACCATCTGACCTTTTATTATTGGAATCTCTATAGGTGTCTGGTTTTGGCAGACATGATCTAATCCCTTCTTTCCTCTGTGTCAGTGTGGTTGA
Above is a genomic segment from Medicago truncatula cultivar Jemalong A17 chromosome 5, MtrunA17r5.0-ANR, whole genome shotgun sequence containing:
- the LOC25494471 gene encoding uncharacterized protein: MSQTQLVCTQSQSSSQFITDDDLLSNPLIMPLADILQLQEISYCVTVAEVEKVNSTKFGWYYFACFKCGKIAKGDNPPYTCESGHNTETEIVRYKLDLNVSYENTKGTFVMWDREATQLLGISAAQLRTNMIQAGITNRLEYPMLLDGIGEKTYVFKVKWQPKWKTTSVVCYRDADALVNLVKAKFPNAKVIPLLNESVGVDKPNDNTSLTEEVTMSAQELSGTAENDPDTLSQLTPISDKLQLKLNKDPSFDIPTPMTLVQPVMLPNPPLFEEIIPAKQSSSKRVKVIKTEKK
- the LOC120580548 gene encoding uncharacterized protein; translated protein: MLRPVAFLRDINEKKDFWKVAVKVTDKWSVVKDGMEHMEMVIVDAKGTDIQVIIPTAYRAEYEKLIKVNSTYTLSNFQVFPNDLVFKASDNKYKLKWTGGTTAVDANVHDIPLPNMKFKPLAEIIAGKWRADLLVHVIGYVHEIGYCQVMAGTGKKLQVNFLMKDLSDISLNCTLWEDYAAKFIKFNNENKETGPIIVMLKYGKIKEEGKYPLSVTNTYSATKLLINEDIAEIKRFRERQVSF
- the LOC25494472 gene encoding vegetative cell wall protein gp1 isoform X1: MMMSGIQGQPLEVTVVSCSKLKDTEWISRQDPYVCIEYASTKFRTRTCTDGGKNPVFQEKFILPLIEGLREINVVVWNSNTVSFDDFIGTGKVQLHKVLSQGFDDSSWPLQTKTGRHAGEVKLILHYTNANANAKVNHQKPGSSSHTPYTAMPTPAVPSYNHVPSYYPQQPHSNYHHPTTPAVAYPQPPPYPASHNPSSYPPSSTYPYPQSVSSPYPPPSSSSPYPSSVPSPYPPTSSSSPSPYPPPHSYPPSSAYPPPSYPPPAGYPPNTGFYPPPPY
- the LOC25494472 gene encoding extensin isoform X2 codes for the protein MMMSGIQGQPLEVTVVSCSKLKDTEWISRQDPYVCIEYASTKFRTRTCTDGGKNPVFQEKFILPLIEGLREINVVVWNSNTVSFDDFIGTGKVQLHKVLSQGFDDSSWPLQTKTGRHAGEVKLILHYTNANANAKKPGSSSHTPYTAMPTPAVPSYNHVPSYYPQQPHSNYHHPTTPAVAYPQPPPYPASHNPSSYPPSSTYPYPQSVSSPYPPPSSSSPYPSSVPSPYPPTSSSSPSPYPPPHSYPPSSAYPPPSYPPPAGYPPNTGFYPPPPY